The DNA window TCGGGCGAACCGACAAGGACAACAGTAAAAAATAACAGCACCAAAAAATAAGAAACTCCCGTCAAATAAACTATTTGGCGGGAGTTTATGTTTACATAGCTTGTTCTTCATCTAAATCTTGTTGCATCATAACTAAATGGAACAAATCTTTTGGAATATAGTATAAATCAAATACTTCCTGTTTTTTGTTGATTTCTGAGTAGATATAATGGTGGGAATCGTTCGCTTTTAATGCGTAACGAAGTTTTTCCGTGGCACGAATACTTTTCGTGTTGATTTTCCGAATGCGTAAAAATACGGTGTGGATGTTTAGCTCAAAAAACAGTTCCTCTAAAAATTGTTCTTTTGCTTTTTTATTATAGCCAAGTCCTTGGAATGGAGTACCTATCCATGTGCCTAAAAAACCAGCGCCATCTTCCACATCAAATAAATTGATCGTACCAATTGGTTGACCGAAATCACTCACAATTGTTCGGGAAATGACCTTCCCATTTTCTTCATCTTCCATTAGTTGTTTGGTTAAAAACCAATACTCGTCTGCTGAATAAGCTTTTTGACGTACATATGGCAGTATGGTTGAATCGGACATAAGTTCATAGAGAGAAGTACATTCATGCAAATCTCGTTTTTTAATCACAAAAAGCGCCTCCTAAAAGAACCAAAAATGAGCATAGTCATCCTAGTTTCCCTGAAATTTTTCATTTCGAATTGCATAAAAAATTTCGGGGTAGGAATCGAACCTACTAGGACCAGCTCAAAACTGGTGGCGCACCATTTGCCTTCCCTCGGCAAAGTGAACTTTGCCTTATAAAATTATTTGCATTAATAATATACTTCGTTTTGCTCGTTTTGCATAGTATAAAATCTTGTCAATATTATTAAATGTTTGTAAAAAAAATATTAGTATAATATTTAGTTTAAATACTTGTATGTTTTCCTGTAAATACATATGATAAAAAGATATAGTTTAGAACTTGATAGGAGATTGTTTAAGAAATGTCTCAAAACATTATTACCAAAAACCAATTCCATTTATTATATGATTTGACGGAAGATTATGTTTTTTTTA is part of the Psychrobacillus sp. FSL H8-0483 genome and encodes:
- a CDS encoding GNAT family N-acetyltransferase; its protein translation is MIKKRDLHECTSLYELMSDSTILPYVRQKAYSADEYWFLTKQLMEDEENGKVISRTIVSDFGQPIGTINLFDVEDGAGFLGTWIGTPFQGLGYNKKAKEQFLEELFFELNIHTVFLRIRKINTKSIRATEKLRYALKANDSHHYIYSEINKKQEVFDLYYIPKDLFHLVMMQQDLDEEQAM